A window of Rhinatrema bivittatum chromosome 2, aRhiBiv1.1, whole genome shotgun sequence contains these coding sequences:
- the LOC115084020 gene encoding uncharacterized protein LOC115084020, producing the protein MGPETATEAKNLLSARNNEEVIALKIKKESDMGRLEGPFKDKPLPHFRISPLGVVHKKEPGEFRMIHHLSFPEGGSVNDYLDPEACSVAYASFDQALDMVRHWGQGAWLAKADIESAFRLLPIHPSCFHLLGFQFQGKYYFDKCLPMGCSISCAYFERFSTFVQWAVEQDIGKGIIIHYLDDFLFTGHRDTQACAQALEAFTRKTDELGIPLAKHKSEGPSQKLSFLGHLNFACKIMPMGRPFMRRLSQATAGIRRSHHFIRITKELREDLIVWKTFLGEYNGRTVWRDPIMTNRELQLYTDAAGSAGFGAYLAGKWCAERWPVQWEAMGLLRDITFLELFPIVATIHMWKACFHNRRVVFWSDNMAVVQAKNSLTAHSPRVIRLLRDLVLLCLRINLVFKAKYVPGEANGIADALSRCQWSRFRFLAPEAEHHPYHVPPRIWELGCPESPPY; encoded by the exons ATGGGGCCAGAAACCGCCACAGAGGCTAAGAATCTCTTATCTGCGAGGAATAATGAAGAGGTCATTGCACTAAAGATCAAAAAAGAAAGCGACATGGGTAGGTTGGAAGGCCCATTCAAGGACAAACCTCTACCTCATTTTAGGATTTCCCCTCTGGGGGTGGTTCACAAAAAAGAGCCAGGGGAATTCCGAATGATTCACCATTTATCCTTCCCAGAGGGTGGGTCAGTGAATGATTACTTGGACCCCGAAGCATGCTCGGTTGCCTACGCCTCATTTGACCAGGCATTAGACATGGTGAGGCATTGGGGGCAAGGGGCATGGTTGGCAAAAGCCGACATTGAATCAGCCTTCCGCTTGCTTCCAATACATCCAAGCTGCTTCCATCTGTTGGGGTTTCAATTCCAAGGTAAATATTACTTCGATAAATGCCTCCCGATGGGCTGCTCTATATCTTGCGCCTACTTTGAGAGGtttagcacatttgtgcaatgggCTGTAGAGCAGGACATCGGGAAAGGGATAATCATacactatttggatgattttctgtttacCGGCCATAGGGACACACAGGCCTGTGCGCAAGCCCTCGAAGCATTCACCCGGAAAACTGACGAATTAGGCATTCCGCTAGCTAAGCACAAATCAGAAGGACCGTCACAAAAATTGTCATTTCTCG GTCACCTCAATTTCGCTTGCAAGATCATGCCCATGGGTCGCCCCTTCATGAGAAGATTGTCCCAAGCCACAGCAGGTATTCGCAGGAGCCATCATTTCATTAGAATCACCAAGGAGCTCAGGGAGGACCTCATAGTATGGAAGACATTCCTAGGGGAATATAATGGGCGGACAGTTTGGAGGGACCCGATCATGACCAATAGGGAGCTGCAGCTCTACACCGACGCAGCGGGGAGCGCTGGATTTGGGGCCTATCTGGCTGGGAAATGGTGCGCGGAACGATGGCCAGTACAGTGGGAAGCCATGGGTTTACTCAGAGACATCACTTTTCTCGAATTGTTCCCCATTGTTGCAACAATACACATGTGGAAAGCATGTTTCCACAACAGAAGAGTGGTTTTTTGGTCAGACAACATGGCGGTTGTACAGGCGAAAAATTCTCTCACCGCTCACTCCCCTAGGGTCATTAGGCTATTGCGGGATTTAGTACTGCTCTGCCTGCGCATTAACCTGGTCTTTAAGGCTAAGTACGTTCCGGGGGAAGCTAACGGCATCGCTGATGCATTGTCTCGTTGTCAGTGGTCTCGTTTCAGATTCCTGGCCCCGGAAGCAGAGCATCACCCTTATCACGTCCCTCCGCGGATTTGGGAATTAGGGTGCCCGGAATCGCCTCCATATTGA